A segment of the Candidatus Methylacidithermus pantelleriae genome:
CTGGCAACTACAAAGGTTAAAGCCTCAGGAAGGTAAGCTAGCCCTGTGCTGAAAGCTAAGAGAACACCATCCATGCATGCCGCCACCCAATGAAGATTTTTTTTCTTGTCACAACTCGCCCACCGGCCGTCAGGCGTGCTGCACCCCCTTTTTCAAGGAGCTCCCGCTCTCGGCCTCCCAGGGAGGCGCGCGATCGCCCACCCCTTCCGCTTTGGTGCTCCAACAAGAGAGAGAGCTGGCCACTGGGACAAGGAGCAAGCGACCCCTGAGTAGCTTTTCCGCTTGCAGCTGATCTCAAAGGGGAAAGGGCTTTCTTGCCGCTTTTTGAAGTTGTTACAACCGGGTTGGCTGGGAACTAGGGCGCTTCGTCCGATGTGTCTAGCAAGGGTGAGGGAACGGCCTGCCAAGAACGCGGTGGTGCTAACGTTTGCGCGCGAAAATCCTCCGAGTGATCCCAATGATACTCCCAGTTCTGGCGATACAGCGCCGCTAGGTCGGGGTTTTCCCGCAGGATCAGAAGGTTTTCGGCGTTCTTTTCTTCGGCCGCCTTCGTAAAGTTGAATGACCCTGTTACGACCGTTTTGTCATCAATCACCAGGACCTTATTGTGGGCGATGGCGTGAGCGGCGTCTAACCGTACTGGGATACCGTTGTCGGAGAGAAAGACGGCCGGATTATAGCGGATATTGCTCCGGGTTTGGCGGGAGTCCAGAATCACCCGGACGTCTACCCCTCGGCGGTGGGCGAGAACGAGAGCTTTTGCAATCGGCGCAGAAGTAAAGGAATAGGCTTGAACGAGGACCTTTTGCCGGGCTTCCTCAAGGGCACGCACTATGGCTGCCGTGGCACCCCCTTGCGGGCTAAAGGCAACCTCGATCGTTCCCTTAGCGGGCAACCGAAGAGGCGAAAGAGGTTTCTCGACAAAACTACGAGCTTGTTGCCAACCCTGGCCGAACCAGAGGCAAAGGGCGAGCAAAACCCACCCACAGCGGGAAGAGGTTCGCAAGGGCATTCCCTTCCTATAGCAGAATAGGAATACTGGACAAAGTGGCAAAGGATGGGAGAATCAAACAAAGAGGCCAGACTCCTTGCCGAGAGTTTCTTGCAAGGAACGCACTCCATGAAATCGACTCGCATCGCCGAAATCAAAGGGAGAGAACTCTTAGATTCGCGCGGCCATCCTACCGTGGAAGCGGAGGTAGTGCTGGAATGTGGGGCTCGGGCCTGTGCGCTTGTTCCTTCTGGAGCTAGCCGGGGAGAAGAAGAGGCCTGGGAGCTTCGGGATGGAGACAAAACCCGCTTCCGAGGGCTTGGGGTTAGCCGGGCGGTCCATCATATCCGCTCCATCTTGGCTCCTGCCCTCCAGGGGCAGGACGCTCTGGACCAGCTCGAGGTCGATCGCAAACTCTGCGCTCTGGATGGAACGCCCAACAAATCCAAGCTGGGAGCCAATGCGCTTCTGGCAGTCTCTCTGGCCTGTGCCAAAGCCGCCGCCCAAGCCGTGGGCCTTCCTCTTTACCGCTACGTGGGGGGTTCGCAGGCAAGGATTTTGCCCGTACCCTTTGCGAACCTTGTCAACGGCGGGGTCCATTCGGAAGCACCCCTTGATTTTCAGGAATTTATGATTGTTCCTCGAGGTTTTCCCACCTTTTCAGAAGCCCTCCGGAGCGGCGTGGAAATTGTCTATGCCCTGCGCGAGGTTCTCCAAGAGCGGCATCTGAGCGTGGGAATCGGGGATGAGGGCGGATTTGCGCCGGAACTCCATCATGCAGAAGAGGTACTTGAGCTTATGACCCTCGCGGTCAAACGGGCAGGGTATGCGCCAGGAAGGGAAATTTTTTTTGCCATCGACGTTGCAGCTAGCCAGTTGTACGAGAAAGAAACGGGTCTTTATACGTTTCCCAAGTCGGGCGCGCGGTCCTTGTCCATTAGGGAGCTTGTGGGTTATTACCAGACTCTGGCCCAGCGCTTCCCCTTAGTCTCCCTTGAAGACGGGGCCGCGGAAGAGGACTGGGAAGGATGGAAGCTTTTGACGGAAACCCTGGGCAAGACCCTCCAGCTTGTCGGTGACGATCTCTTTGTCACGCAGGTCGCTCGCCTTCAGAAAGGCGTTTCTCTGGGCGTAGCCAACGCCATTTTGATTAAGCTTAACCAGGTGGGTACTCTCTCCGAAGCCATAGCGACAGCCACGCTTGCTCAGCAACACGGATACCGCGTGATGCTGAGCCATCGTTCGGGGGAGACGGAAGATCCAAGTCTTGCCGATTTTGCCGTCGCGATCGGGGCCGGCCAGATTAAGACAGGTTCGTTCTGTCGATCCGAGCGGGTAGCCAAATACAATCAACT
Coding sequences within it:
- a CDS encoding phospholipase D family nuclease, with amino-acid sequence MPLRTSSRCGWVLLALCLWFGQGWQQARSFVEKPLSPLRLPAKGTIEVAFSPQGGATAAIVRALEEARQKVLVQAYSFTSAPIAKALVLAHRRGVDVRVILDSRQTRSNIRYNPAVFLSDNGIPVRLDAAHAIAHNKVLVIDDKTVVTGSFNFTKAAEEKNAENLLILRENPDLAALYRQNWEYHWDHSEDFRAQTLAPPRSWQAVPSPLLDTSDEAP
- the eno gene encoding phosphopyruvate hydratase: MKSTRIAEIKGRELLDSRGHPTVEAEVVLECGARACALVPSGASRGEEEAWELRDGDKTRFRGLGVSRAVHHIRSILAPALQGQDALDQLEVDRKLCALDGTPNKSKLGANALLAVSLACAKAAAQAVGLPLYRYVGGSQARILPVPFANLVNGGVHSEAPLDFQEFMIVPRGFPTFSEALRSGVEIVYALREVLQERHLSVGIGDEGGFAPELHHAEEVLELMTLAVKRAGYAPGREIFFAIDVAASQLYEKETGLYTFPKSGARSLSIRELVGYYQTLAQRFPLVSLEDGAAEEDWEGWKLLTETLGKTLQLVGDDLFVTQVARLQKGVSLGVANAILIKLNQVGTLSEAIATATLAQQHGYRVMLSHRSGETEDPSLADFAVAIGAGQIKTGSFCRSERVAKYNQLLRIEEALGPNAVYAGALSL